A section of the Falco peregrinus isolate bFalPer1 chromosome 3, bFalPer1.pri, whole genome shotgun sequence genome encodes:
- the OPLAH gene encoding 5-oxoprolinase isoform X3, with protein MAAAAGPAGFQFAIDRGGTFTDVFARCPGGRVRVLKLLSEDPAYGDAPTEGIRRVLQEESGVPVPRDQPLDASGIEWIRMGTTVATNALLERRGERLALVVTRGFRDLLHIGTQARPRIFDLEVAVPEVLYEEVIEVDERLIPHQPGCRLPGKETLPVLEGSTGASLLVQRPLELSALQQELEGVLARGIRSLAVLLLHSYAWPGHEEQVGALARELGFQHVSLSSAVAAMVRAVPRGYTACADAYLTPCIHRYLESFRAGFAHQLREVPVLFMRSDGGLTPMEHFSGARAILSGPAGGVVGYAMTTYRREDGQPVIGFDMGGTSTDVSRYAGEYEHVFEASTAGVSIQAPQLDINTVAAGGGSRLFFRSGLFVVGPESAGAHPGPACYRKGGPLTVTDANLCLGRLLPEYFPCIFGPGEDQPLCREAAAVAFGELAARIDAFLASTTAGTHQPLSVEEVAMGFVRVANEAMCRPIRALTQARGHDTAQHVLACFGGAGGQHACAIARALGMSRVFIHKEQIRTEAFLHLRYEGTDCALMCSAKGHPPTPRSCHAGDFQAAFTSRYLREFGFTIPDRPVVVDDVRVRGTGSSGISCETPLAPSGKPARVETVTRCYFEEGYLETPVFLLEELACNHTIPGPAIIIDKNSTIVVEPGCTASLTSFGDVCIAIGSGRPRPIGPQLDAVQLSIFSHRFMSIAEQMGRILQRTAISTNIKERLDFSCALFGPDGGLVSNAPHIPVHLGAMQETVQFQVGGSPGSPWHPPGTPWGPAQPFLVLPQIRNLGEDLREGDVILSNHPCAGGSHLPDLTVITPVFWPGVPKPVFFVASRGHHADIGGITPGSMPPHSKALREEGAVFVSFKLVKDGIFQEEVVTEALMAPGRIPGCSGTRNLQDNLSDLRAQVAANQKGIQLVTELIRLYGLPVVQAYMAHIQANAEVAVREMLKGFAARWGTAVEAEDRMDDGSPIRLRVQVDPQEGSAVFDFSGSGPEVYGNCNAPRAITLSALIYCLRCMVGQDIPLNQGCLAPVRVVIPKGSILDPSPEAAVVGGNVLTSQRVVDVIFKAFGVCAASQGCMNNVTFGNERVGYYETVAGGAGAGPHWHGRSGVHTHMTNTRITDPEILEQRYPVVLQRFELRRGSGGSGRCRGGDGVVRELLFREDMVLSVLSERRAVRPYGLRGGSPGAPGLNLLLRRDGRTINLGAKTSVPVEPGDVFRLQTPGGGGFGSPGDGGEPEETARPLVPQSFAERGSVFEYRRAQEAV; from the exons atggcggcggcggcggggcccgccgGGTTCCAGTTCGCCATCGATCGCGGCGGCACCTTCACCGACGTCTTCGCCCGCTGCCCCGGCGGCCGCGTCCGCGTCCTCAAGCTGCTCTCCGAGGACCCGGCGTACGGGGATGCCCCCACCGAGGGCATCCGCCGTGTCCTGCAGGAG GAGAGCGGTGTGCCGGTGCCACGGGATCAGCCCCTGGACGCCTCTGGCATCGAGTGGATCCGCATGGGCACCACGGTGGCCACCAATGCGCTGCTGGAGCGCCGGGGTGAGCGCCTGGCGCTGGTGGTCACCCGCGGCTTCCGTGACCTTCTGCACATCGGCACCCAGGCCCGGCCCCGCATCTTCGACCTG gaggTGGCTGTGCCGGAGGTGCTGTACGAGGAGGTGATCGAGGTGGACGAGCGGCTGATCCCACACCAGCCTGGCTGCCGCctcccagggaaggagacccTCCCAGTGCTGGAAG GCTCCACGGGGGCATCCCTGCTGGTGCAGCGGCCGCTGGAGCTGTCGgcgctgcagcaggagctggaaggTGTGCTGGCCCGTGGCATCCGCAGCCTGGCCGTGTTGCTGCTCCACTCCTACGC CTGGCCCGGCCATGAGGAGCAGGTCGGGGCGCTGGCACGGGAGCTGGGGTTCCAGCACGTCTCCCTCTCCTCTGCGGTGGCGGCCATGGTGCGGGCGGTGCCGCGGGGCTACACAGCCTGCGCAGACGCCTACCTCACCCCCTGCATCCACCGCTACCTGGAGAGCTTCCGCGCCGGCTTCGCCCACCAGCTGCGG GAGGTGCCGGTGCTGTTCATGCGCTCGGACGGGGGGCTCACCCCCATGGAGCACTTCAGTGGGGCCCGTGCCATCCTCTCTGGCCCAGCTGGCGGCGTGGTGGGCTACGCCATGACCACCTACCGTCGCGAGGACGGGCAGCCCGTCATCGGCTTTGACATGGGAG GTACCTCGACGGATGTCAGCCGCTACGCTGGCGAGTACGAGCATGTCTTTGAGGCCAGCACCGCCGGCGTCAGCATCCAGGCGCCACAGCTCGACATCAACACCGTGGCGGCTGGCGGTGGCTCCCGGCTCTTCTTcag GTCCGGGCTCTTTGTGGTTGGCCCTGAATCAGCAGGCGCCCACCCCGGCCCAGCCTGCTATCGCAAAG GGGGTCCGCTGACCGTCACCGATGCCAACCTCTGCCTGGGCCGCCTGCTCCCTGAGTACTTCCCCTGCATCTTCGGGCCGGGCGAGGACCAGCCGCTGTgccgggaggcggcggcggtggcgTTCGGCGAGTTGGCTGCCCGCATCGATGCCTTCCTGGCCAGCACCACCGCCGGCACCCACCAGCCCCTCTCGGTGGAGGAGGTGGCCATGGGCTTCGTGCGGGTGGCCAATGAAGCCATGTGCCGGCCCATCCGCGCCCTGACGCAG GCCCGGGGCCACGACACCGCCCAGCACGTGCTGGCCTGTtttgggggtgcaggggggcaGCACGCCTGCGCCATCGCCCGCGCCCTGGGCATGAGCAGGGTCTTCATCCACAA GGAGCAGATCCGCACGGAGGCTTTCCTGCACCTGCGCTACGAGGGCACCGACTGTGCCCTCATGTGCTCCGCCAAGGGCCACCCACCCACGCCGCGGTCCTGCCACGCCGGGGACTTCCAGGCTGCCTTCACCAGCCG GTACCTGAGGGAGTTCGGCTTCACCATCCCTGACCGGCCAGTGGTGGTGGACGACGTGCGGGTGCGTGGCACGGGCAGCAGCGGCATCAGCTGCGAGACTCCCCTGGCCCCCAGTGGGAAACCAGCGCGTGTGGAGACG GTGACGCGGTGCTACTTCGAGGAGGGTTACCTGGAGACTCCGGTGTttctgctggaggagctggccTGCAACCACACCATCCCCGGCCCCGCCATCATCATTGACAAGAACAG caccatCGTGGTGGAACCTGGCTGCACTGCCAGCCTCACCAGCTTCGGTGACGTCTGCATCGCCATCGGCTCGGGGCGCCCGCGCCCCATCGGCCCCCAGCTTGACGCTGTCCAGCTGTCCATCTTCTCCCACCGCTTCATGAGCATCGCAG AGCAGATGGGCCGCATCCTGCAGCGGACAGCCATCTCCACCAACATCAAGGAGCGCCTGGACTTCTCTTGCGCGCTTTTCGGACCAGACGGGGGGCTGGTCTCCAACGCCCCCCACATCCCCGTCCACCTGGGTGCCATGCAGGAGACCGTCCAGTTCCAGGTAGGAGGGTCCCCAGGATCCCCCTGGCACCCCCCTGGCACCCCCTGGGGACCTGCTCAGCCCTTCCTGGTGCTGCCACAGATCCGCAACCTCGGTGAGGACCTGCGGGAAGGGGACGTCATCCTCAGCAACCACCCCTGCGCCGGGGGCAGCCACCTGCCCGACCTCACCGTCATCACCCCT GTCTTCTGGCCAGGTGTCCCCAAGCCCGTCTTCTTTGTGGCCAGCCGCGGGCACCATGCAGACATAGGGGGCATCACCCCCGGCTCCATGCCCCCCCACTCCAAGGCGCTgcgggaggagggggctgtctttgtctccttcaaGCTGGTGAAAGATGGCATCTTCCAGGAGGAGG TGGTGACGGAGGCCCTGATGGCACCGGGCCGCATCCCGGGCTGCAGCGGGACCCGGAACCTGCAGGACAACCTGTCGGACCTGCGGGCCCAGGTGGCTGCCAACCAGAAGGGCATCCAGCTGGTCACCGAGCTCATCCGCCTCTATGGCCTCCCGGTCGTCCAGGCATACATGGCCCACATCCAG GCCAATGCCGAGGTGGCCGTGCGGGAGATGCTGAAGGGTTTCGCCGCACGCTGGGGCACTGCGGTGGAGGCTGAGGACCGCATGGACGACGGCTCGCCCATCCGGCTGCGCGTGCAGGTGGACCCCCAGGAG GGTAGTGCTGTCTTTGACTTCTCGGGCTCGGGGCCGGAGGTGTACGGTAACTGCAACGCGCCACGCGCCATCACCCTGTCCGCCCTCATCTACTGCCTGCGCTGCATGGTGGGCCAGGACATCCCCCTCAACCAG GGCTGCCTGGCCCCCGTGCGAGTGGTCATCCCCAAGGGCTCCATCCTGGACCCCTCGCCCGAGGCTGCCGTGGTGGGGGGCAACGTCCTCACCTCCCAGCGCGTGGTGGATGTCATCTTTAAAGCCTTCGGCGTCTGTGCTGCCTCACAG GGCTGCATGAACAACGTCACCTTCGGGAACGAGCGGGTGGGCTACTACGAGACGGTGGCAGGGGGCGCGGGGGCTGGCCCGCACTGGCACGGCCGCAGCGGGGTCCACACGCACATGACCAACACCCGCATCACTGACCCCGAGATCCTGGAGCAGCG GTACCCCGTGGTCCTGCAGCGCTTTGAGCTGCGGCGGGGCTCGGGGGGCTCAGGGCGCTGCCGCGGTGGCGACGGCGTCGTGCGGGAGCTGCTCTTCCGTGAGGACATGGTGCTGTCGGTGCTGAGCGAGCGCCGTGCCGTCCGCCCCTACGGCCTGCGAG ggggcagccccggcgccCCAGGGCTCAACCTGCTGCTGCGCCGCGACGGCCGAACCATCAACCTGGGCGCCAAGACATCAGTGCCGGTGGAGCCAGGG GATGTATTCCGCCTGCAGacccccggcgggggcggcTTTGGCTcccctggggatgggggggaacCCGAGGAGACGGCTCGGCCGCTGGTGCCGCAGAGCTTTGCGGAGCGTGGGAGCGTCTTCGAGTACCGCCGGGCGCAGGAGGCTGTCTGA
- the OPLAH gene encoding 5-oxoprolinase isoform X4: MAAAAGPAGFQFAIDRGGTFTDVFARCPGGRVRVLKLLSEDPAYGDAPTEGIRRVLQEEVAVPEVLYEEVIEVDERLIPHQPGCRLPGKETLPVLEGSTGASLLVQRPLELSALQQELEGVLARGIRSLAVLLLHSYAWPGHEEQVGALARELGFQHVSLSSAVAAMVRAVPRGYTACADAYLTPCIHRYLESFRAGFAHQLREVPVLFMRSDGGLTPMEHFSGARAILSGPAGGVVGYAMTTYRREDGQPVIGFDMGGTSTDVSRYAGEYEHVFEASTAGVSIQAPQLDINTVAAGGGSRLFFRSGLFVVGPESAGAHPGPACYRKGGPLTVTDANLCLGRLLPEYFPCIFGPGEDQPLCREAAAVAFGELAARIDAFLASTTAGTHQPLSVEEVAMGFVRVANEAMCRPIRALTQARGHDTAQHVLACFGGAGGQHACAIARALGMSRVFIHKYSGILSAFGLALADVVHEAQTPCALRYEPAAFPRLDERIAALERECRDALRAQGFAGEQIRTEAFLHLRYEGTDCALMCSAKGHPPTPRSCHAGDFQAAFTSRYLREFGFTIPDRPVVVDDVRVRGTGSSGISCETPLAPSGKPARVETVTRCYFEEGYLETPVFLLEELACNHTIPGPAIIIDKNSTIVVEPGCTASLTSFGDVCIAIGSGRPRPIGPQLDAVQLSIFSHRFMSIAEQMGRILQRTAISTNIKERLDFSCALFGPDGGLVSNAPHIPVHLGAMQETVQFQVGGSPGSPWHPPGTPWGPAQPFLVLPQIRNLGEDLREGDVILSNHPCAGGSHLPDLTVITPVFWPGVPKPVFFVASRGHHADIGGITPGSMPPHSKALREEGAVFVSFKLVKDGIFQEEVVTEALMAPGRIPGCSGTRNLQDNLSDLRAQVAANQKGIQLVTELIRLYGLPVVQAYMAHIQANAEVAVREMLKGFAARWGTAVEAEDRMDDGSPIRLRVQVDPQEGSAVFDFSGSGPEVYGNCNAPRAITLSALIYCLRCMVGQDIPLNQGCLAPVRVVIPKGSILDPSPEAAVVGGNVLTSQRVVDVIFKAFGVCAASQGCMNNVTFGNERVGYYETVAGGAGAGPHWHGRSGVHTHMTNTRITDPEILEQRYPVVLQRFELRRGSGGSGRCRGGDGVVRELLFREDMVLSVLSERRAVRPYGLRGGSPGAPGLNLLLRRDGRTINLGAKTSVPVEPGDVFRLQTPGGGGFGSPGDGGEPEETARPLVPQSFAERGSVFEYRRAQEAV; the protein is encoded by the exons atggcggcggcggcggggcccgccgGGTTCCAGTTCGCCATCGATCGCGGCGGCACCTTCACCGACGTCTTCGCCCGCTGCCCCGGCGGCCGCGTCCGCGTCCTCAAGCTGCTCTCCGAGGACCCGGCGTACGGGGATGCCCCCACCGAGGGCATCCGCCGTGTCCTGCAGGAG gaggTGGCTGTGCCGGAGGTGCTGTACGAGGAGGTGATCGAGGTGGACGAGCGGCTGATCCCACACCAGCCTGGCTGCCGCctcccagggaaggagacccTCCCAGTGCTGGAAG GCTCCACGGGGGCATCCCTGCTGGTGCAGCGGCCGCTGGAGCTGTCGgcgctgcagcaggagctggaaggTGTGCTGGCCCGTGGCATCCGCAGCCTGGCCGTGTTGCTGCTCCACTCCTACGC CTGGCCCGGCCATGAGGAGCAGGTCGGGGCGCTGGCACGGGAGCTGGGGTTCCAGCACGTCTCCCTCTCCTCTGCGGTGGCGGCCATGGTGCGGGCGGTGCCGCGGGGCTACACAGCCTGCGCAGACGCCTACCTCACCCCCTGCATCCACCGCTACCTGGAGAGCTTCCGCGCCGGCTTCGCCCACCAGCTGCGG GAGGTGCCGGTGCTGTTCATGCGCTCGGACGGGGGGCTCACCCCCATGGAGCACTTCAGTGGGGCCCGTGCCATCCTCTCTGGCCCAGCTGGCGGCGTGGTGGGCTACGCCATGACCACCTACCGTCGCGAGGACGGGCAGCCCGTCATCGGCTTTGACATGGGAG GTACCTCGACGGATGTCAGCCGCTACGCTGGCGAGTACGAGCATGTCTTTGAGGCCAGCACCGCCGGCGTCAGCATCCAGGCGCCACAGCTCGACATCAACACCGTGGCGGCTGGCGGTGGCTCCCGGCTCTTCTTcag GTCCGGGCTCTTTGTGGTTGGCCCTGAATCAGCAGGCGCCCACCCCGGCCCAGCCTGCTATCGCAAAG GGGGTCCGCTGACCGTCACCGATGCCAACCTCTGCCTGGGCCGCCTGCTCCCTGAGTACTTCCCCTGCATCTTCGGGCCGGGCGAGGACCAGCCGCTGTgccgggaggcggcggcggtggcgTTCGGCGAGTTGGCTGCCCGCATCGATGCCTTCCTGGCCAGCACCACCGCCGGCACCCACCAGCCCCTCTCGGTGGAGGAGGTGGCCATGGGCTTCGTGCGGGTGGCCAATGAAGCCATGTGCCGGCCCATCCGCGCCCTGACGCAG GCCCGGGGCCACGACACCGCCCAGCACGTGCTGGCCTGTtttgggggtgcaggggggcaGCACGCCTGCGCCATCGCCCGCGCCCTGGGCATGAGCAGGGTCTTCATCCACAA GTACAGCGGGATCCTGTCGGCCTTCGGGCTGGCGCTGGCGGACGTGGTGCACGAGGCGCAGACCCCCTGCGCCCTCCGCTACGAGCCGGCCGCCTTCCCTCGGCTGGATGAGCGCATCGCTGCACTGGAGCGGGAGTGCCGGGACGCGCTGCGGGCGCAGGGCTTTGCCGG GGAGCAGATCCGCACGGAGGCTTTCCTGCACCTGCGCTACGAGGGCACCGACTGTGCCCTCATGTGCTCCGCCAAGGGCCACCCACCCACGCCGCGGTCCTGCCACGCCGGGGACTTCCAGGCTGCCTTCACCAGCCG GTACCTGAGGGAGTTCGGCTTCACCATCCCTGACCGGCCAGTGGTGGTGGACGACGTGCGGGTGCGTGGCACGGGCAGCAGCGGCATCAGCTGCGAGACTCCCCTGGCCCCCAGTGGGAAACCAGCGCGTGTGGAGACG GTGACGCGGTGCTACTTCGAGGAGGGTTACCTGGAGACTCCGGTGTttctgctggaggagctggccTGCAACCACACCATCCCCGGCCCCGCCATCATCATTGACAAGAACAG caccatCGTGGTGGAACCTGGCTGCACTGCCAGCCTCACCAGCTTCGGTGACGTCTGCATCGCCATCGGCTCGGGGCGCCCGCGCCCCATCGGCCCCCAGCTTGACGCTGTCCAGCTGTCCATCTTCTCCCACCGCTTCATGAGCATCGCAG AGCAGATGGGCCGCATCCTGCAGCGGACAGCCATCTCCACCAACATCAAGGAGCGCCTGGACTTCTCTTGCGCGCTTTTCGGACCAGACGGGGGGCTGGTCTCCAACGCCCCCCACATCCCCGTCCACCTGGGTGCCATGCAGGAGACCGTCCAGTTCCAGGTAGGAGGGTCCCCAGGATCCCCCTGGCACCCCCCTGGCACCCCCTGGGGACCTGCTCAGCCCTTCCTGGTGCTGCCACAGATCCGCAACCTCGGTGAGGACCTGCGGGAAGGGGACGTCATCCTCAGCAACCACCCCTGCGCCGGGGGCAGCCACCTGCCCGACCTCACCGTCATCACCCCT GTCTTCTGGCCAGGTGTCCCCAAGCCCGTCTTCTTTGTGGCCAGCCGCGGGCACCATGCAGACATAGGGGGCATCACCCCCGGCTCCATGCCCCCCCACTCCAAGGCGCTgcgggaggagggggctgtctttgtctccttcaaGCTGGTGAAAGATGGCATCTTCCAGGAGGAGG TGGTGACGGAGGCCCTGATGGCACCGGGCCGCATCCCGGGCTGCAGCGGGACCCGGAACCTGCAGGACAACCTGTCGGACCTGCGGGCCCAGGTGGCTGCCAACCAGAAGGGCATCCAGCTGGTCACCGAGCTCATCCGCCTCTATGGCCTCCCGGTCGTCCAGGCATACATGGCCCACATCCAG GCCAATGCCGAGGTGGCCGTGCGGGAGATGCTGAAGGGTTTCGCCGCACGCTGGGGCACTGCGGTGGAGGCTGAGGACCGCATGGACGACGGCTCGCCCATCCGGCTGCGCGTGCAGGTGGACCCCCAGGAG GGTAGTGCTGTCTTTGACTTCTCGGGCTCGGGGCCGGAGGTGTACGGTAACTGCAACGCGCCACGCGCCATCACCCTGTCCGCCCTCATCTACTGCCTGCGCTGCATGGTGGGCCAGGACATCCCCCTCAACCAG GGCTGCCTGGCCCCCGTGCGAGTGGTCATCCCCAAGGGCTCCATCCTGGACCCCTCGCCCGAGGCTGCCGTGGTGGGGGGCAACGTCCTCACCTCCCAGCGCGTGGTGGATGTCATCTTTAAAGCCTTCGGCGTCTGTGCTGCCTCACAG GGCTGCATGAACAACGTCACCTTCGGGAACGAGCGGGTGGGCTACTACGAGACGGTGGCAGGGGGCGCGGGGGCTGGCCCGCACTGGCACGGCCGCAGCGGGGTCCACACGCACATGACCAACACCCGCATCACTGACCCCGAGATCCTGGAGCAGCG GTACCCCGTGGTCCTGCAGCGCTTTGAGCTGCGGCGGGGCTCGGGGGGCTCAGGGCGCTGCCGCGGTGGCGACGGCGTCGTGCGGGAGCTGCTCTTCCGTGAGGACATGGTGCTGTCGGTGCTGAGCGAGCGCCGTGCCGTCCGCCCCTACGGCCTGCGAG ggggcagccccggcgccCCAGGGCTCAACCTGCTGCTGCGCCGCGACGGCCGAACCATCAACCTGGGCGCCAAGACATCAGTGCCGGTGGAGCCAGGG GATGTATTCCGCCTGCAGacccccggcgggggcggcTTTGGCTcccctggggatgggggggaacCCGAGGAGACGGCTCGGCCGCTGGTGCCGCAGAGCTTTGCGGAGCGTGGGAGCGTCTTCGAGTACCGCCGGGCGCAGGAGGCTGTCTGA